The genomic DNA AACGGCCGCCGTCCCCTTGAGGAACGTGCGGCGCGAAACATTGATATACTCGCTCATAGTATCCCCCTACCTTCCCTTCTTCGACGAGGCCAGCGCGTTGGACGGCAGCACGTCAAGCGGCATGCCATCGACCGGGCGGTAGTAGAACGAAGTCTCGTCCACGCGCAGCACCGCCTCGTCGCCGGCGATGAACTTCGACACCGGGCTCTCCGGGTCGTCCAGGTCGCCGAAGTAGCGCGCGCGGCCCGGGCAGTTCACCACGCATGCCGGCTGCTTGCCCTCGGCCAGCCGGGCCTCGCAGAAGATGCACTTCTCGGCCACCAGCTCGCGCTGCACGCCGTAGGACTCGTAGGGCGCGGGCACGTCGGCGCCGAACATGTTCTCGCTCGTGCGGTTGAGCTTGCGCGCGCCGTACGGGCACGCCGCCAGGCACAGCCCGCACGCGATGCACTTCTCGTAGTCGATGACGGTGATGCCGTCGTCGCGCCGCACGCTGGCTCCCGTGGGGCAGGCGTCCACACACGCGGGCTTCTCGCACTGCACGCACGCGTTCGGCACGTACGCCCGACCGCTCTCCCCTGCCTGCGTGCCCCATTCGTACACGTCCAGGTTGTTCCACGACACCCCCGGCCGCTGGTTGTTCTGCATCTGGCACGCCACCACGCATGCGCCGCATCCTGCGCATCGGCGCAGGTCGATGGCCATTCCGTACCTTGTCATCCCCTCGTCCTTTCTCCCTGGCGCGGCCGTTTCGGCTCGCACATCTCCTGGTGCGAACTCTACGCGGGACCGAGGGCCTCTTCCAGAAGCGCCCGCAACAACCGATTTCCGTATTTCGCCCTCCCGCGCGGCTGGCAGCGGCATCATCGGTTTCTGGCGTACGCCAGGTTTAAGCACGTCAAAGGGACGGGCGACTTGACACACCTCAACCTTGTCGGTGACGAGCGGCATGTGTGTCAAATCGCCCGTCCCTTTGACACACGACACACGCTCTTCGGCGTTGGCGGCAAACCCCCACAAGTGATAGTATTGTCCTGGGGATTCACCATGCAGCGCGGCTGGCCGAGCCGCAGGGAGAGGGAACCATGGCAACCGAGCAAGAGTATCGATCCATCCTGATACCGAACCAGCCGTTCCGCCGGCTGAAGATCGCCGACTACATTTCGCAGGGGAAGAAGAAAAAGCTCTTCAAGGGCGAGTACATCCGCACGAGCGCCAAGACCATCGACGACTTGTACTATTACTACATCGACGAAGGCCAGATCGTGGCCACGTTCGAGCAGGAATCGGGCGAGGTGGCGCCGCTGTACTGGCGCAACGCGGGCAACGCCTTCTCCGCCGAGTACAACGACTACGCGTCCATCGGCCGCTACAAAGCGCGCTTCATCGCCGCGCAGAACACCGTGCTGTTCGCGTTCACGCAGCGCCAGCTCTACGAGCTGAGCCAGGACGACCCCGAGCTGTTCTACGAGTTCATCAACGTGTGCCACATGTCGTTCGCGCAGATGGGACACCGCATCAGCAACACGGGCTACCAATCGTCGACGAAGCGCATGATCATGTGGCTGCAGAAGCTGTGCGCCACGCAGGAATGCGACGAGCACGGCGTGTACGACATCGAGTGCAAGCTGACGCTGCAACAGCTGTCCGAGCTGCTGTCCATCCACATTACCACCTGCACGAAGATCGTGGCGGCGCTGGAGAACGAGGGCGTCATCGAGCGCACGCGCACGCGCATCCGCATCTTCGATGCCCAGCGCCTCGCCCAATACGGCCTCGAGGACACCCCGCTGGCGTACTGATCGCTCCTATGGCGCGAAGTCGCGCTTGCGATCTGAAGGAGCGCGTTCCGCGCCGATTCGTGACGGACGCGGCGCGCGAACGACATGGCGAAAGACGCTCACCTTCCCCAGCCTTATGCAAAGCGAGACAACGCATCATCGCCCGTAAAACACGGTTTTCGCACCTGAGACGTGTTTTTCGGGCGATGATGGGCCGCGCACGGCTCCGCTCGCTGCGATCGCGCATGTTTCGCAGCTAGCGTACCTTCGCCACGATGAAGCCCAGGGTGGCCACGGCCATGACGGCGGAGAAGCCGAAGGCCAGCTGGTAGGCCAGCGCGGGGTTCGCGAGCCCCGCCGCAGACGCGCCTGCCACCGCGATGAGGAACACCATGACCGACGTGCCCAGCGACGCGCACGCTTGGCGGGCCGAGATGCAGAACGACGAGCCGTCGGCCACGATAGGCCGCGGCAGCTGCGCGAGGCTCCACGACGTGAGCGGCCCCACCAGCCCCGACACGCCCACCGCACGCACGGCCTGGCACAACGTGGTCACATACAACGGCGTGTCCGCATCGAGAAACGACATGAGCACCGCGCCGGTCGCCAGAAACGCGCCCGACACGAGCGCGACGGGACGCACCCCCACTTTGTCGGTGAGCACGCCCGCCAGCGGGTTCAGCACGAGCGCGGCCACGGTGCCGGGCAGCAGCACAACCCCGGCTTCGAGCGCGGTTCCGCCGCACAGCCCTTCCACGTACAGCGGCACGATCAGCGTCACGCCCATGAAGGAGGCGTTCAGCAGGTTCTGCGCAATGAAGCCCGCGCGATACTGGCGCGATGAGAAGATATCCATGCTGATCAGCGGGTCGTCCACCCGCTTCTGCCGCCGCACGAACAGCACGAGGAACAGCGCGCCCAGCACAAGCGGAGCCCAGATGAACGGGCTTTCGAACGAGAAGCTGCTCGCGTTCGAGAACGCCAGCAGCAGCCCGCCGAACCCGAGCGTCGACTGCGCGAGCGACACCACGTCGAGGCGCGCGCTCTTGTCGGGAGCCGCCGAGGGTTTGATGGCGACGGCCGCCGCAGCGGCAAGCGCCAACATGATGACCACGAGCAGCACGAAGAAGCTGCGCCATCCCAGCGAGAAGCTCATCGCCCCGCCGATGGTGGGACCGATGTTCGGCGCGAAGCCCATCGCGATGCCTGCCACGCCCATGGCCGTGGCCTGACGACCGCGCGGGAAGCGCGTCATGGCGATGGTCTGCATGAGGGGCATGAGCATGCCCGTGGAGATAGCCTGGAACACGCGGCCCGCCAGCAGCACGCCGAAGTTGGGAGCGAACAGGTCGGCCAGCGCCCCCACCAGGAAGAACGCAAGCGCGATGAACACGTGCTGGCGCACCGAGAAGCGTCGCGAGAGGAACGTGGCCACCGGAACGGTGATGCCCAGCACCAGCATGTAGCTGGTAGTCAGCCATTGTCCCAAGTCCACCGTCAGGCCGAACTGCAGCATGATGTCGCCCAGCATGGCGTTGACCGCAGTCTGCGAGAGGTTCCCCGACGCCGACGCCAGCACGACGATGGCGAACAGCGCGTACACGCCCATCCGCTCGCTCTTCACTCGTTTCATGCCCGCATGTCGCCTACCCTCCGTTTCCCACCAGCGCATTCCAGTATATCCCAAATATGCGCGAACGCAGGAGGAGCCTCTCGCGCTTCGCGATGCAAAATCGCTAAAGCGCACGAGGCTCCTCCTTGGACGGGTCGCTTGAAAGACATGCGTGCGGCCATCGGATCATCTTAGCGAACAACCCGAAAGCAATCGACTCCGGAAACGCCTATCGCTACGAACGAGCGAGTGCGCTTCTAGCCGATATCCTCCCGAACGCACCGCACTCCCCCACGTTTCCACCTCCTTGGTACAGATGGCCCCAAATCGAGCCGAACTCACCGGCAGAATACAATCCCGGAATAGCCTGCCCGAACGGGTCGAGAATCTCGCCCTTTTCGTTGCGAACCGGACCGCCATCGGTATTGAGCAGTGCAGGGACGCAAAGCATCGCGTAGTAAGGAGGCTGGTTCAAACCGGTGAGCGTGTCAGAAGGACGGTAGAAAGCGAGATCCTCTCCCTTGTCCACAAACTCGTTCCATTGCTTGACCGTTTTCAGCAGCTCGTCTTCGGGAACTTCGATAACCTTGGCAAGCTCCTCGAGAGTGTCCGCTGAAACCGCCCATCCGTCACCGACGGGATCGGTCGAAGTCTCTTCCGGACACGCACCCGCGTCAAGACCCGCCTGATCGAATACGAACCAACCCTTTTCCGGCAAGGGAAGGTGCGCCATATCTCCACCGAACTGCGTGATGCCGTGTCGGTAGCCGACGTTGCGAGTTATGTCGGTATCGGGCAGCGCATATTTTTTGAAATTGCTGCATGCGTCGAAGTCCTGGTAGAACCTTCGTCCGTTCACGCCGACGGTGATGCCGTGCTGCTTCACCGTAAACGAGTACAACGTCGAAACGAACCGGGTGTTCTCTATGTTGCGCAAAGAGAGCCAGTATTGGGCGCCTCCGTGCATATGCCAGAAGTCGGCACCCGCTTTCATGCAGATACGATGCCCGTCGCCAGTGTTCGCCTTGCCTGCATACGGATAGCCTTTGACGCCCGTATAGTCGCGAAGCATATCCGGGTCGCTTTCGAAGCCCCCCGTGCACATGATGACGCCTCGCTTCGCACGGTACGATTTGCCGCCCGCCACAACGCCCGTCACTTCGCCCGTTGAGGCATCGCGAACAAGCGACTCCAAAGGCGTGGAAGCCTTGTACTCTATCGTGTCGTTGCGCTTCTTCATTTCGGAAAACAAGAACTCATGGATATGATGGGGCTGATCGCCCTCCGTTTTGAAGAGAAGGAAGCCCACCGTGTTGTCGTCGGGGTACTCGGCGTATTCGTTCGTCTCCTCCCCCGATGGGTCGGGTTCGTAGATGTTCAGCCACTCTTCCTTAGCCCCCAAACCCAAAATCCAGTTCAGGTTTTCCTTCGATTCTTCCACGAACGCCCTGATGGTTGCTTCCGGAGTGCTTTCCCCTATAAGGTGTCCCAAGTAGTTCATCGGGCCGTCGGTTTCGTCGAAATACAGCTGCCAACCCGCGCAGAACGGGCTGTTCCCGTTCGGAAGCGAGTCCTTTTCCACGACAAGACAGGAAGCCCCGTCACCCTCGTCCGCCACCGTTATCGCAGCAGTAAGCCCCGCAATGCCGGCACCCGCCACTATGACGTCGTACTCTCCGTCCCATTTCTCATTGGAAGAAGCCGAATCGGCTTCCCCGCTGGCGCACCCCGCAAGACCGAAAGCGGTAGCCCCGGCCAAAGCCAGACCTGCCCCCTTCAAGAAATTGCGGCGCGTTGTCTTGGTTCCCTGCTGATTCTCATTCGTCATCGCGCATTCCCCCTCCATATCTCATCCCTTTCTGCATCGATCGCTAGCCTGCCGAAGCCAGCGCCTCGACAGACGGCAAGGCTCGCTTCCGCAACCTGCCGCTTCCACTTTTACCCTTCCTCCCGAGCCCGTTCATCCGACAAACTGTCCGAACGAGGTTGAAACGTATCCCCGAACCGGATGATTTTCGTCCCGGACGCACTATGCGAGGCAATATCGCTATCTGCGCGCTTACCGCGAGAACCTCGATGTTTTATAGTGGATCGAACCAGAAACTGCACCGTCTCGAACCAGGCACGACCAAGAAGAGCGGCACGCGTTTTCGCGCGCTAGCGTAAGGCCTGAATCGGACGCGACGCGATAAACGGTCAACGGTTGGTCGTTCGAATGAAATCAGGCTTCCAAATCTCTCTGGAATGCAGAAAGGCACCCATGAAGAACGTCATGCCCTATTCGCTCGATGACGAAGCTGTTCGTTCGGATGCAGCCGTCTCCGTCATATCTTCGATCGGATTGACTGCCGTGATAGTATGGGCCGACCTCTTGGGGCACGGATTCGGATTCGCACCGTCTTCGTCGATTATTCAACAGCTGGGAAATGCCCGTCTTTTCTTTCTCGCAGGATTCACCCTCTGTGCCATAGGATCCGTGCTTTTAGCGAGAGCTCCACAAAGAAAAACGCAGGTGCTGACAAAGGTGGCTCCGACAGCCGCTTTCCTTGGAACAGGACTATACGGCTTCGCCTACCTGCAAACGGCGCTGCCGTCGGAGATCATCGCGCTTCTGGGACTCGTCTGCTGCGGCGCCGGATACTACGCGACGACTTTGCTCATATATTGCGAACTCGCAAAAACGAAACGCCTCGTCATGGCAATAGGAGCCTTATCAGCGAGCTTGATTCTCAAAACGATCGTCGGCTCGGAGTTAAGCACGGCTCTGACCTCGTCGGCACAAGTGGTTTTGGCTTCGATTCTGCCTTGGGTCTCCTTCGTGTGCCTGGAGGCGCTCAAGCGCTTCGGCACATCACGCTATCTCGAAGCATACCGCTCTCGCCCACTTTTGACGAAAAGAGGTATGTACGACCTCGTGTTTCTGCTAGTAGCCGTATCGTTGATACTGGCGGCTCTGAGAGGCACCAGCCATCTTGGACTCTGGGGAAGCAACCATTTGGGATCGCCCGTCTCAACTCCGGCAGGCTACCTCACAGTCGCCCTCGCTTTGACTGCTTGCGCATACCTCACCCTGCTTCGCAACAGCAATAATCAGATGCTTGTTCGATACCAGCCTGCGTTCCTTGTCCTAGCCGGAGGCTTTCTCATCTACGTTCTTCAGAATGAGTACGTTTTCGCACGGATCGCAGATCCCGTGTTCGACTGGCTCTACCTGACCGTAGAGTTGTTCGGGCACCTGCTCTCGGGAACCATGATCATCACCGCCATCCGCTCGACATCGGCGCCGGCCTGGTTGTTCCAAGGAATAAGCGATTCAGCTTTCGGCTTAGTCGCTGTACCATGGCTGTTCCTCGTTCAGGAAGCTCATGTCGATATCAGAATCCTGATGGCCGTAGCCATCTTCCTCGTGATGGTAGTCGCCATACGTCCCATGAGCACGCGCCCCATGGAAATCGAGCGCTCGTTCTCTTTGTCATCTTGCGAAGGCGTAGCGGAGCTTCAAGGCGATCGTTCGACAAGCGCAAGCGAGCCAACAGAGCGCAACGAAGCCTCGATAGAGCAACGCGTCAGCGAAACCCTGACGAAATACCATCTGGAAATCGCGAAGCGGCACAATCTTTCCTCCCGCGAAAGCGAGGTATTCCTCCTTTTGGCTCAAGGCAGAAGCCGTCCTTATATTTGCGAGGTATTCTGCTTGTCCGATGGCACCGTCAAAACGCATATCACGCATATCTACCGCAAATTCGATGTCCACAATCGACAAGCTTTCATCGACCAAGTTCAGAAAGAGATCGCGGAGCTCGACATGCGCAATGGACACCAAAGCGCATAGCGCCAAAACTCAAACAAGCAGCAGGCACGGGCGCCAAACGCTGTCCCCAAATTGGCAGCCATGGCAAAGTCAGCCCGAGCGAACTCGTTTCAGGTTCCACGCGACCTGGCCTTACGTCGTGCATCCGCCCGGGCATTCGACCCAACCCGTCCGAAACCGCCTCCAAAATTGCCACAGCTTGCCATTTGGGGACAGCCAACGAGGGCGTCCTCCCACGCAATTACGCCGCTGCTTTGGCGCGCGCCGACATCTTAGCCACCTTGCATGATAATACCAGTTCAGCTATATTTAGTATTGCTAGGCTACAGAGAAGGGGAGCGCGCATGGCGGAAAACGAGACCGACCGAAACGAACCATGCGAGCCCGACATCGACGAGGTAGCCGTCGCGCCCGCCTACCGCATGAGCCGCGGACGCGTTGCGCTGCTGGCTGTGCTGGCCATCCTGCCGGTTGTGCTGACCGCGCTCGCCCAGCCGTTTCTGCCGGATAGCGTCCCCCTGCACTACGGAGCAAGCGGCCCGGATCGATGGGGATCGAAAGGCGAGCTGTTCGTTGCCGCCGGCATCATCACCGTCATCGCGTTCGTCCTCGTGGCGGTATACGCCGTGGTCGAACATCAACGAGAAACGGGGCGGGAGGACTGGCTCGTCGTAGACGGCCCCGTCACCAGCATGTTTCCCGTCTTCTCCATCTGCCTTGCGATCATTGATTGCCTCGACGCCGCCTACGTCTTCGCCGCCTTCCAGCTGGGAGGCTTCTCGATGCCAGAGAACATGGGCTCGCTCATCGGAGGGATCGTCTGCCTCGTCGTGGCGCTCTCCCTACTCACGCCAGCCTTGTACATGCTGATCACGGGCAAGGGCCTCTCGCTCGTGAACTTCCATCCCGGAACGAGCGACCTCGAGAAACGCACCGGAGCCGACAAACAGCAGGCGCGCGCCATCGGCGGTTTGCTGCTATTCCTCACCGTCATCGTCCTCGTGGAATTACTCGTAACGGTGAAATGAAAACGCACCCGCCACTTTCGACGGGTGCGCGCTAGTTGAACGCTTGCTGGGTCTTCTCCAACCCTACCTGCACCAGGGACAACGCTGCCTGTGCGCCGCGGTCGGTGGCTTGGACGAAGTCGTCGGCCGCGTCCTTCTTCGGCTTCGACAGCACCCAGTCCACCACGGGCATGCGTCCCGGCGGGCGCCCGATGCCCACGCGCACGCGATGCCAGTCGCGCGTGCCCAGCTTGTCGCAGATGGCACGCAGGCCGTTGTGCCCCGCGTGCCCGCCGCCGAACTTCACGCGCACGGTACCGGGGTCGATGTCCAGCTCGTCATGCACGACGATCAGGTGCTCGGCATCCACGCCGTACGCGTTCATCAGCTGCTTCACCGGGCCGCCCGACGTGTTCATGTAGCTTTGCGGCTTGGCCAGCACCAGGTCGTGGTCGCGATACGCGCCCTTCGCGGTCAGCGCGCCACACTCCGTCTTCCAGTAGCGCGCGCCCACCTCCTCGGCGATCAGGTCCACGGCGTCGAACCCGGCGTTGTGCCGCGTATGCTCGTACTCCTCGCCCGGATTTCCCAGGCCAACGATCAAAAACATCGGACCCCTACTCGAACAGCGAGGCGACGGAGCCGTTGTTGTAGACGTTGCTGATGGTCTTCGCGAACAGCGGGCCCACGGACAGCACCTTCACCTTGCCGGTCTGGCGCTCCAGCGGCACGGGCACAGCGTTCGTCACCACCACTTCCTCGATGGACGAGTTCGCAATGCGCTCGTACGCCGGGCCGCTAAACAGGCCGTGCGTCGCGCACGCGTACACTTTCTCGGCGCCTTTCGCCTTCAGCGTGGTGGCGGCGGCAACCAGCGAGCCGGCCGTGTCGATCATGTCGTCGTTCAGGATGCACACCTTGCCGTGCACGTCGCCGATGAGCGCCGTGATCTCGGCCTGGTTGTGCTTCGGACGATCCTTGTGCATGATGGCGATGTCGCAATCCAGCATGGTGGAGAACTTCTTCGCGGCCTTCGCGCGGCCCACGTCGGGCGACACGACGCACAGCTTGTCCTTGTCCAGCCCCATGCTCTGGAAGTAGTCGACGAAGATGGGCATGGCCGTCATATGGTTCACCGGCAGGTCGAAGAAGCCCTGGATGGCATCCTGGTGCAGGTCGATGGTGATGACGTTGTCCACGCCCGACGCGGCCATGAGATCGGCCACGAGCTTGGCGGTGATAGGCTCGCGCGGGGCGGCCTTGCGATCCTGGCGCGCGTAGCCGTAATGAGCCACCACCGCCGACACCGAGCGGGCCGAAGCGCGCTTGGCGGCGTCCACCATGATGAGCAACTCCATGAGCGCGTCGTTCACGTCGTAGCCCGCGCCGCTGCACACCGACTGGACGAGGAACACGTCCGCACCGCGCACGCTTTCCTGGTAGCGCGCGTAGATCTCGCCGTTGGCGAACTTCTCAAGCTTGACGTTGCCGAGCGACACGTTCAGATCCTTCGCGATCTCCTCGGCAAGCTCGGGGTTGACCGACCCCGAGAACAAGGCCATGCTCTTCTGCACTTCCGTCATGTGCGCGCTCCTTCGCTTCACCCTCAGGGCCGCCGCACCGCGCAGCCGTCGCCCCCTGTCTCATCGGCACTATTGTATCCGC from Eggerthella lenta DSM 2243 includes the following:
- a CDS encoding 4Fe-4S dicluster domain-containing protein, with the protein product MTRYGMAIDLRRCAGCGACVVACQMQNNQRPGVSWNNLDVYEWGTQAGESGRAYVPNACVQCEKPACVDACPTGASVRRDDGITVIDYEKCIACGLCLAACPYGARKLNRTSENMFGADVPAPYESYGVQRELVAEKCIFCEARLAEGKQPACVVNCPGRARYFGDLDDPESPVSKFIAGDEAVLRVDETSFYYRPVDGMPLDVLPSNALASSKKGR
- a CDS encoding Crp/Fnr family transcriptional regulator; this translates as MATEQEYRSILIPNQPFRRLKIADYISQGKKKKLFKGEYIRTSAKTIDDLYYYYIDEGQIVATFEQESGEVAPLYWRNAGNAFSAEYNDYASIGRYKARFIAAQNTVLFAFTQRQLYELSQDDPELFYEFINVCHMSFAQMGHRISNTGYQSSTKRMIMWLQKLCATQECDEHGVYDIECKLTLQQLSELLSIHITTCTKIVAALENEGVIERTRTRIRIFDAQRLAQYGLEDTPLAY
- a CDS encoding DHA2 family efflux MFS transporter permease subunit, translated to MKRVKSERMGVYALFAIVVLASASGNLSQTAVNAMLGDIMLQFGLTVDLGQWLTTSYMLVLGITVPVATFLSRRFSVRQHVFIALAFFLVGALADLFAPNFGVLLAGRVFQAISTGMLMPLMQTIAMTRFPRGRQATAMGVAGIAMGFAPNIGPTIGGAMSFSLGWRSFFVLLVVIMLALAAAAAVAIKPSAAPDKSARLDVVSLAQSTLGFGGLLLAFSNASSFSFESPFIWAPLVLGALFLVLFVRRQKRVDDPLISMDIFSSRQYRAGFIAQNLLNASFMGVTLIVPLYVEGLCGGTALEAGVVLLPGTVAALVLNPLAGVLTDKVGVRPVALVSGAFLATGAVLMSFLDADTPLYVTTLCQAVRAVGVSGLVGPLTSWSLAQLPRPIVADGSSFCISARQACASLGTSVMVFLIAVAGASAAGLANPALAYQLAFGFSAVMAVATLGFIVAKVR
- a CDS encoding FAD-dependent oxidoreductase yields the protein MEGECAMTNENQQGTKTTRRNFLKGAGLALAGATAFGLAGCASGEADSASSNEKWDGEYDVIVAGAGIAGLTAAITVADEGDGASCLVVEKDSLPNGNSPFCAGWQLYFDETDGPMNYLGHLIGESTPEATIRAFVEESKENLNWILGLGAKEEWLNIYEPDPSGEETNEYAEYPDDNTVGFLLFKTEGDQPHHIHEFLFSEMKKRNDTIEYKASTPLESLVRDASTGEVTGVVAGGKSYRAKRGVIMCTGGFESDPDMLRDYTGVKGYPYAGKANTGDGHRICMKAGADFWHMHGGAQYWLSLRNIENTRFVSTLYSFTVKQHGITVGVNGRRFYQDFDACSNFKKYALPDTDITRNVGYRHGITQFGGDMAHLPLPEKGWFVFDQAGLDAGACPEETSTDPVGDGWAVSADTLEELAKVIEVPEDELLKTVKQWNEFVDKGEDLAFYRPSDTLTGLNQPPYYAMLCVPALLNTDGGPVRNEKGEILDPFGQAIPGLYSAGEFGSIWGHLYQGGGNVGECGAFGRISARSALARS
- a CDS encoding helix-turn-helix transcriptional regulator, with product MKNVMPYSLDDEAVRSDAAVSVISSIGLTAVIVWADLLGHGFGFAPSSSIIQQLGNARLFFLAGFTLCAIGSVLLARAPQRKTQVLTKVAPTAAFLGTGLYGFAYLQTALPSEIIALLGLVCCGAGYYATTLLIYCELAKTKRLVMAIGALSASLILKTIVGSELSTALTSSAQVVLASILPWVSFVCLEALKRFGTSRYLEAYRSRPLLTKRGMYDLVFLLVAVSLILAALRGTSHLGLWGSNHLGSPVSTPAGYLTVALALTACAYLTLLRNSNNQMLVRYQPAFLVLAGGFLIYVLQNEYVFARIADPVFDWLYLTVELFGHLLSGTMIITAIRSTSAPAWLFQGISDSAFGLVAVPWLFLVQEAHVDIRILMAVAIFLVMVVAIRPMSTRPMEIERSFSLSSCEGVAELQGDRSTSASEPTERNEASIEQRVSETLTKYHLEIAKRHNLSSRESEVFLLLAQGRSRPYICEVFCLSDGTVKTHITHIYRKFDVHNRQAFIDQVQKEIAELDMRNGHQSA
- a CDS encoding DUF1648 domain-containing protein; amino-acid sequence: MAENETDRNEPCEPDIDEVAVAPAYRMSRGRVALLAVLAILPVVLTALAQPFLPDSVPLHYGASGPDRWGSKGELFVAAGIITVIAFVLVAVYAVVEHQRETGREDWLVVDGPVTSMFPVFSICLAIIDCLDAAYVFAAFQLGGFSMPENMGSLIGGIVCLVVALSLLTPALYMLITGKGLSLVNFHPGTSDLEKRTGADKQQARAIGGLLLFLTVIVLVELLVTVK
- the pth gene encoding aminoacyl-tRNA hydrolase codes for the protein MFLIVGLGNPGEEYEHTRHNAGFDAVDLIAEEVGARYWKTECGALTAKGAYRDHDLVLAKPQSYMNTSGGPVKQLMNAYGVDAEHLIVVHDELDIDPGTVRVKFGGGHAGHNGLRAICDKLGTRDWHRVRVGIGRPPGRMPVVDWVLSKPKKDAADDFVQATDRGAQAALSLVQVGLEKTQQAFN
- a CDS encoding ribose-phosphate diphosphokinase, which codes for MTEVQKSMALFSGSVNPELAEEIAKDLNVSLGNVKLEKFANGEIYARYQESVRGADVFLVQSVCSGAGYDVNDALMELLIMVDAAKRASARSVSAVVAHYGYARQDRKAAPREPITAKLVADLMAASGVDNVITIDLHQDAIQGFFDLPVNHMTAMPIFVDYFQSMGLDKDKLCVVSPDVGRAKAAKKFSTMLDCDIAIMHKDRPKHNQAEITALIGDVHGKVCILNDDMIDTAGSLVAAATTLKAKGAEKVYACATHGLFSGPAYERIANSSIEEVVVTNAVPVPLERQTGKVKVLSVGPLFAKTISNVYNNGSVASLFE